The Melioribacteraceae bacterium 4301-Me genome has a window encoding:
- a CDS encoding glycosyltransferase family 4 protein, which produces MRRDIPQKIVFLGDYVPRKCGIATFTYDLRTAIANQYPQCECLVVPVNDKIYDYPDEVRFEIEEQDISSYQRAADFINFNNVDIVSLQHEFGIFGGHSGSYVLALLRDLKMPVVTTLHTILKEPSPEQMRIMRELIKYSARLITMTEKGKEFLVDIYNVNEDKIDVIPHGIPDMPFVDPNFYKDQFGVEGKHVLLTFGLLSPNKGIENVLKALPEVLKEFPNLVYIVLGATHPNLLKTQGESYRISLERIASDLGIKKSVIFYNRFVDIEELKAFIGAADIYITPYLNQAQITSGTLAYSFGCGKAVISTPYWHAEELLSDGRGILVPFGDHKSIASELISLLKDETKRHALRKKAYMLGREMVWSNVAHLYMESFQKAKMVRNEKITKTFAVKTLDEAREELPDIRLDHLIRMTDSTGLLHHAKGSIPNFSEGYCTDDNARALLLTVLLEEVYKEPDVVESLANKYASFVNYAFNYEKKRFRNFMSYDRKWLEEVGSDDSHGRAIWALGACAGRSKFKNFQIWAVQLFNEALPELLKLKSPRSWAFGILGINEYFKRLSGDRFAAQVNEILTSNLIELFKSNISDNWYWCEEIVSYDNAVIPHALIVSGSLTQNQEAYDIGIKSLKWLLDLQLNETGYFRPIGSNGFYKKDGIKSDYDQQPLEAYSTVSACLDVYKITEEEFWLNTAKKIFEWFLGRNDLGLPLYDTQTCGCHDALHPDRLNLNQGGESTLAFLLSLTEMHIVEANIRSFQTINNKEIKIAN; this is translated from the coding sequence ATGAGAAGAGATATTCCGCAAAAAATTGTTTTCTTAGGTGATTATGTGCCCCGTAAATGCGGCATTGCAACTTTTACTTACGATTTAAGAACAGCAATAGCAAATCAATACCCCCAATGCGAGTGTCTTGTCGTTCCAGTAAACGATAAAATATATGATTACCCTGATGAAGTAAGATTTGAAATAGAAGAACAGGATATTTCATCTTATCAACGTGCAGCTGATTTTATAAATTTTAATAACGTCGATATTGTTTCTCTTCAACATGAATTTGGAATTTTTGGGGGGCATTCAGGCAGTTATGTACTTGCACTTTTAAGAGATCTTAAAATGCCTGTTGTTACAACATTGCATACCATACTTAAAGAACCTAGTCCAGAGCAAATGAGAATAATGAGAGAACTTATAAAATATTCTGCTCGACTTATCACTATGACCGAAAAAGGAAAAGAGTTTTTAGTTGATATTTATAATGTGAACGAAGATAAAATAGATGTAATACCGCATGGAATTCCTGATATGCCATTTGTAGATCCTAATTTTTACAAAGACCAATTTGGTGTTGAAGGAAAACATGTTTTATTAACATTTGGATTACTTTCACCAAATAAAGGAATTGAAAATGTACTGAAAGCCTTACCCGAAGTATTGAAAGAATTTCCTAACCTTGTTTACATTGTTTTGGGTGCAACACATCCAAATTTATTAAAAACACAGGGTGAATCTTACAGAATTAGTCTCGAAAGAATCGCTTCTGATCTTGGCATAAAAAAGTCAGTTATTTTTTATAATCGATTTGTAGATATTGAAGAACTAAAGGCATTTATAGGTGCTGCAGATATTTACATTACTCCTTACTTAAATCAGGCACAAATTACTTCAGGTACTTTAGCGTACTCCTTCGGTTGTGGCAAGGCGGTTATTTCTACTCCTTACTGGCATGCTGAAGAACTGCTTTCTGATGGAAGAGGAATTTTAGTGCCTTTTGGTGACCATAAGTCTATTGCAAGCGAACTAATTAGCTTGCTTAAAGATGAAACAAAAAGACATGCTTTGCGTAAGAAAGCATACATGCTGGGTAGAGAAATGGTATGGAGTAATGTTGCTCATTTATACATGGAAAGTTTTCAAAAAGCAAAAATGGTTCGAAATGAAAAAATCACAAAAACTTTTGCAGTTAAGACTTTAGATGAGGCAAGAGAAGAACTGCCCGATATTAGGTTAGATCATTTGATTAGAATGACAGATTCAACTGGTCTGTTGCACCATGCTAAAGGTTCTATTCCTAATTTTTCTGAAGGGTATTGTACAGATGATAACGCCCGCGCACTTTTACTTACAGTTTTGTTGGAAGAAGTTTATAAAGAGCCTGATGTAGTGGAATCATTGGCTAATAAATATGCTTCATTTGTTAATTATGCTTTTAACTACGAGAAAAAGAGATTTAGAAATTTTATGAGTTACGATAGAAAATGGCTTGAAGAAGTTGGCTCTGATGACTCGCATGGAAGAGCAATTTGGGCTTTGGGTGCATGTGCGGGCAGATCAAAATTCAAAAATTTCCAAATCTGGGCTGTCCAACTTTTTAATGAGGCATTGCCTGAGTTACTAAAATTAAAATCACCGCGCTCATGGGCTTTTGGCATTTTGGGTATCAATGAGTACTTTAAAAGATTAAGTGGTGATAGGTTCGCTGCACAAGTGAACGAAATATTAACTTCTAATCTCATAGAATTGTTTAAAAGCAATATCTCGGATAATTGGTATTGGTGTGAAGAAATTGTTTCGTATGATAACGCTGTGATTCCTCATGCGTTAATTGTTAGTGGTTCTTTAACTCAAAACCAAGAAGCTTATGATATTGGAATTAAGTCCTTGAAATGGCTGCTTGACCTGCAGTTGAATGAAACGGGTTACTTTCGTCCAATTGGCAGCAACGGTTTTTATAAGAAAGATGGAATTAAGAGTGATTATGATCAACAGCCTCTTGAGGCTTATTCTACGGTCTCAGCTTGTTTAGATGTATATAAAATTACAGAAGAAGAATTTTGGCTTAACACTGCAAAAAAAATTTTTGAAT